Below is a window of Geomonas oryzisoli DNA.
CGAAGAGCAGCGTCCCGAGCAGGGCGAGCACCACGCCCACAAGAACGGTAGCGGCCGCAACGACGTTCAGCGGCGAGCGCAGCCGGTGCGCCGCGGGAAGGCCCCAGCCGATCAGGGCGACCCCGAACAGGGCCAGCGCCAGGTAAACCATGACCATTACGTAACCTCCAGGTTTGCTGCGATCGCCGAACGCACCCGCTCCATCAGTTCGGCCTCCGGGACTCCAGCGACCTCGATGGGCGCTGCGAAACTGATCCTGATGGTTCCGGGTCTCAACTCGAGACGGTTGCGCGGGTTGATCGCCCGGCTGCCGTTGATGGTGAAGGGGACGATGGGGACGCCGGCGCGGGCGGCCAGCATGAAAGCGCCGCGCTTGAAGGGAAGCAGGTTGCCGTCCTTGGTGCGGGTCCCTTCGGGGAAGATCACCACGCTTGCCCCCGCGGCGATGCGCTGCGCCGCCTGGTTCATGCTCCTGAGCGCCTTCCTGCCGTCGCTTCTGTCCAGCGGGATGTACCCCGCCCGGCGCATCGCCGCGCCGAACACCGGCACCCTGAAAAGTTCTTCCTTGGCGACCCAGGAGAACAGGCGCGGGATGGCGCGGCTCAGGGCCAGGATGTCGAAGTTCCCCTGGTGGTTCCCCATGTAGATGACCGGCCCCTCGGTCGGGACCTGTTCCAGCCCCTCCACTTGCAGCTTGATGCGGGCCGCCCAGAGAGAGCCGATGCCCCAGATCCTGGCGACGGCGTGACCGGCCCTGCCTGAGGCGTCGAAAAGTCCGCCGATCACGGCGGCCAGGCTGCACAACAACGTGTACGGAACGAAGAAAAGAAGGTAGATACGAGCTCTCAGCATGACCGGTTACGTTACTTTTTTTTACGATGAGAGTCAAACAATATCGCTTGCCATGAAGCCGTGATTTCTATACACTTCCCCAATTCAAAACGCGACACGAACGAAAAGGAGAACCCCCATGGCAAGTCTCAACAAGGTGATGCTCATAGGCAACCTGGGCAAGGACCCCGAGGTGCGCTACACCGCCGGCGGTACCGCCGTAGCCTCCTTCTCCCTGGCCACCACCGACCGCATCAAGGGCAAGGACGGCAACTGGGAAGACAAGACCGAATGGCACAACATCACCCTCTGGGCGCGTCTTGCCGAGATCGCCGGCGAGTACCTCTCCAAGGGGAAGACCGTATATATCGAGGGACGTCTACAGACCCGCAAGTGGACCGACAAGGACGGCAAGGACCGCTACACCACCGAGATCGTCGGTGAGAAGATGCAGATGCTTTCCGCCAAGGGCGAAGGCGGCGGCCAGCGCCAGGGCGGCGGCAGGCCCCAGCAGGATTACAACCAGGGCGGCGGTTACGAGGAGCCGGTGTTCAACCCGGACGACGAGATCCCGTTCTAGCCGACCCGCCACAAGCACAAAAAGACGCAGCCTTACAGGCTGCGTCTTTTTTTATTTATGCTGCCAGTCATCTCCCACCTGAATAGCGTCGGGCAGCTTTCCCGGACCCGCGCTTACGGGCGACGGGCCGGTGTGGCTGATGCGCTGGACGCGGCCTTGACCTTCGCCTGTGTGGCTGGCGCAGTAGAGGCGCTTTTCGTTTTGACCTGCGGGGCAGGTGCGCTGGTGGTGACCTTTCCCGACTTGTCGTGAAGCACGGTTACCGTCGCCGTCTGGGTTGTCGTCATCCCTCCAACAGTGGTAACTGCAACAGTTATCGTGTACTTCCTGCCGTCCTTGTCTGTTCCATTGCACCACGCGTCCAGCATGACGGTGCTGCCGAGGGTGAGGTTTTTGTACTGGATCTTTCCATACTCGTCGCTGACCGACACCGAGGTGGAAGCGATGCGGGAACCGTAGGCTTCAACTCCTCCGGTTATCTTCACCGGCACCATCTTCTTCTTTGGCGGCCAGATCACATCCGGGGTCACATCGACTGTTATCTCAGGGGCTTTGGTCACCACAGCAATAGTCGTTGTCGCCGTGACCACGTTACCTGCCACATCAGTCGAGGCGGCGGTGATGACGTTTTCGCCTTCAGCGAGGCCGGACACAGCCGCCCGCCAGGTTGTCGCGGTCGGATAGCTGACTTCTCCCACGGTTGCCGTGGCGCAGGCCACCGTCACCACGGCATCAGCTTCCCTCACGCCGCTTACCGTCCCGTTCAATTGGCTCGTCGGAGTGACAACCGGATCGATGCCGAGGACCGGCGGCGTAATGTCGTAAATGACGTTGCGCTGGACAGTGGCGGAGGTCCCCGCCTCGTTGGTAGCCGTTACGGTGATGCTGTAGGTCTTCTCTTCGCTGAAGCTCACCACCGTCTCGAATGTACCGTCGATCACCGGAACCGTGAGCACCTTGCCGTCCACGGTTACCGTGACGCCAACCGCGGTAAGGGCGTCATACACCGTCCCCTTGATGGTCAGACTGCTCTGGTTGGTACGGACGTCCTGGTTCGGCACGGTCACGGCCAAGGAAGGCACCTGCTCATCGAATACCACCGTCCGCTTCTGTGAACTCTGGTTACCGGCCAAGTCGGTGGCGGTTACCTCGATGGTATCGTACCCGGGGTCGAGGCTAACCGTGGCAGTGAAATCGCCACCATTCATGACCGCAGTCTGAACCACATCCCTCCGTTTGACCGTTACTGTGGATGCCTTGTCGACTGCACCTGCCAATTCCAGCAGGCCGACTCCCGTCTTGATGTTGTCCGCAGGTCTTTTTACTACCAGGACCGGCGCAGTCTGATCCAGCGTAACAGTCCGGGTGCTTGTTGCCTTGTTGCCGGCCAGGTCTGTTGCTGTGATCGTCACGTCATTCGGGCCTGCCCTCAGCACCAGCGGATAACTGAAGCTGCCGTCCGCATTCGCCTGTACCGCTAACTGGTTGACAGTGAATTCCTTTACCCCGGTGCTGTCGGTAACCGTTCCCGAGATGTTCAGGATCTCGTTATTGGTGAGCGCACCGTCACTCAGTGCTGAGATGGTCAGGAGCGGGGGAGTGTTGTCGATGATGTAATTTTCGCTTTTGATCTCGCTGTCATTACCGGTGAGGTCCTTGGCAAAATACTTGAGGGTCGCTCCAGCTGGTATGGAGATCGGCTCAACGTATGTGGCTGCGCTCGTGGTAGGGGTCGAGCCGTCAATTGTGTAATAGATGATACCCGCCTCATTCGCGGCAAGGACCACGTTCTGGGCCGAGGTGTAGATCCCTCCGGCGGGCGTCGCGCTGACCGAGGGTGAGACAGTGTCGACGATGATCGTCGCGGTGGCCGGTGCACTGGCGTTGCCCGCCGCATCGTAGGCGTATGCCGTTACGTAATTCGCCCCGTCCTTCAAGCCCCAGACGTTGACGCTCCAGGTCGTGGCTGTCGGGTAGGAGATGGTTCCTACGAAAGCATCCGGGCAGAGAACTTTGATGGTATCGCTGTCGCCGGTTCTGGTGCCGGTGATGGTCTTTGTGGGAAGACGAATGGCCCCGGCCGGGTCAATCACCGGTGCTGCAGGAGGCGTGCAGTCGACGGAGAAAGGAAGGCTGTAGGTCGTAGCGTTACCCAACACGTCGGTCGGCCTTACGGTCATCGTGTAGGAACCTTCGCGGAGTGGGACAGAGGGGGTGAAGAAGATCGAACCGCTAGAACCGCTCCCGGAGGTGCTCCACGTACCGGAGATCTGTAAACCAGAAGCGCT
It encodes the following:
- a CDS encoding lysophospholipid acyltransferase family protein is translated as MLRARIYLLFFVPYTLLCSLAAVIGGLFDASGRAGHAVARIWGIGSLWAARIKLQVEGLEQVPTEGPVIYMGNHQGNFDILALSRAIPRLFSWVAKEELFRVPVFGAAMRRAGYIPLDRSDGRKALRSMNQAAQRIAAGASVVIFPEGTRTKDGNLLPFKRGAFMLAARAGVPIVPFTINGSRAINPRNRLELRPGTIRISFAAPIEVAGVPEAELMERVRSAIAANLEVT
- a CDS encoding single-stranded DNA-binding protein, coding for MASLNKVMLIGNLGKDPEVRYTAGGTAVASFSLATTDRIKGKDGNWEDKTEWHNITLWARLAEIAGEYLSKGKTVYIEGRLQTRKWTDKDGKDRYTTEIVGEKMQMLSAKGEGGGQRQGGGRPQQDYNQGGGYEEPVFNPDDEIPF
- a CDS encoding LamG-like jellyroll fold domain-containing protein; protein product: MKTQGNLMVAVSMLLVLASLPVRSVAAMDTTQPTTSVALAGTKGTDGWYSTPVTVTLVGADGADGSGVAKTEYNIDNASWQPYSAPFVIDKDGSSFVQFRSTDLAGNIESPAKGQEIKINKLGLVGLWRMDGTWSDGSVAGNNGSPNNGVAFSTTAKVGTQSGSFDGVDDYVSIPSSATLTPATAVSVEAWVRPADTVTWHQVVTKRYDEQNSPYSSYVLTSNGGGASNKWVFAISNGTVGSGASAVDTEVIVPNAWTHLVGTYDGAAIRLYVNGILKATTAKTGAIGYSTLPLRIGTSNVYAGQFFKGLIDEVRVYNRALTASEVQEQFNNYVVSAPTVMSVASPTAKSVITLGGTKQTNTAIAVNGNILVPLDGTTSWQGSYSLAQGTNTISVTAVDTQKRSSLPVIVNVVSDTTPPQVTATMPARNAVVNAAPASLVVTLADTVSSLNFAATLSGAAVTSASGLQISGTWSTSGSGSSGSIFFTPSVPLREGSYTMTVRPTDVLGNATTYSLPFSVDCTPPAAPVIDPAGAIRLPTKTITGTRTGDSDTIKVLCPDAFVGTISYPTATTWSVNVWGLKDGANYVTAYAYDAAGNASAPATATIIVDTVSPSVSATPAGGIYTSAQNVVLAANEAGIIYYTIDGSTPTTSAATYVEPISIPAGATLKYFAKDLTGNDSEIKSENYIIDNTPPLLTISALSDGALTNNEILNISGTVTDSTGVKEFTVNQLAVQANADGSFSYPLVLRAGPNDVTITATDLAGNKATSTRTVTLDQTAPVLVVKRPADNIKTGVGLLELAGAVDKASTVTVKRRDVVQTAVMNGGDFTATVSLDPGYDTIEVTATDLAGNQSSQKRTVVFDEQVPSLAVTVPNQDVRTNQSSLTIKGTVYDALTAVGVTVTVDGKVLTVPVIDGTFETVVSFSEEKTYSITVTATNEAGTSATVQRNVIYDITPPVLGIDPVVTPTSQLNGTVSGVREADAVVTVACATATVGEVSYPTATTWRAAVSGLAEGENVITAASTDVAGNVVTATTTIAVVTKAPEITVDVTPDVIWPPKKKMVPVKITGGVEAYGSRIASTSVSVSDEYGKIQYKNLTLGSTVMLDAWCNGTDKDGRKYTITVAVTTVGGMTTTQTATVTVLHDKSGKVTTSAPAPQVKTKSASTAPATQAKVKAASSASATPARRP